The Oncorhynchus tshawytscha isolate Ot180627B linkage group LG30, Otsh_v2.0, whole genome shotgun sequence genome includes a region encoding these proteins:
- the atf5a gene encoding uncharacterized protein atf5a codes for MMATSAAPLWKTLRVCPADPLALSHPQANLSQSQECRGEVPEESQHLIGDGLTDWMTEEVDFSSYLPNPHPSPSPNSSLPPSPLQHDIQVPSDLEVMTSLLQEELAQLEDYFLSEPLPEKGPKLGKCDKGPPPVGPHQSYYQLPFHASSYSTSNQSEHSPLLVTLATGELDLLSFCGGGPIGRSKLPRHTPYSCSNRPNGCSRKRVSDGVRVGEVYENSIWSSKGSNPSVTLSGSYSCVEDERVVGKGYCLGSGVEIRRCPFLPKEEKNCQFAEEVIAVGSGYGGFGGPLDIPHKKEELLMYGMREVNVSCGGGGCASSSEIELLSSNVKVGVVGELSSKMSTIPWKTETSEGCYLQAASQSEASYHHGFQGTVSEQVKAEGLEMGRQHHDFHCGGFLEDQQGSECLAMDREALDRQVVLGLKEDPCPLAKPELDETMPGEVHHPPERKQKKRDQNKTAAHRYRQRKRAELDCLEEQLHGLEGHNRELRDKAESVEREIQYVKDLLIEVYKARSQRLKQPDTDA; via the exons ATGATGGCAACGTCAGCAGCTCCTCTCTGGAAGACTCTTCGCGTCTGCCCGGCagaccccctcgctctctctcacccacaggCTAACCTCAGCCAATCACAGGAGTGTAGGGGGGAGGTGCCAGAGGAGAGCCAGCACTTAATTG GTGATGGTCTCACGGACTGGATGACGGAAGAAGTGGATTTCTCCTCGTACCTCCCaaaccctcacccctctccctcccccaattcctcccttcctccctcacccctccagcATGACATCCAGGTGCCCTCTGACTTGGAGGTCATGACTTCTCTGCTGCAAGAGGAACTCGCTCAACTGGAGGACTACTTCCTGTCTGAACCACTGCCGGAGAAAGGACCAAAACTGGGAAAATGCGACAAGGGTCCACCGCCAGTGGGTCCCCACCAGTCATACTACCAGTTGCCCTTTCATGCGTCATCATACTCCACCTCCAACCAATCGGAACACAGCCCTCTACTTGTTACCCTGGCAACTGGGGAACTAGACCTGCTGAGCTTTTGCGGAGGTGGGCCCATTGGGCGATCAAAATTGCCTAGACACACCCCTTACAGTTGTAGCAATCGCCCCAATGGGTGTAGTCGCAAAAGAGTTTCAGATGGGGTGAGGGTGGGCGAGGTCTACGAGAATAGCATATGGAGTTCCAAAGGAAGTAACCCATCGGTGACTCTAAGTGGCAGTTATAGCTGTGTAGAGGACGAGCGGGTAGTCGGGAAAGGTTACTGTCTAGGCAGCGGAGTTGAGATTCGAAGATGCCCTTTTTTACCCAAGGAAGAGAAAAATTGTCAGTTCGCGGAAGAGGTCATAGCTGTGGGCAGTGGGTATGGTGGCTTTGGCGGGCCGCTGGATATCCCACACAAGAAAGAGGAGCTGTTGATGTATGGCATGAGAGAAGTGAATGTCAgttgtggtggtggaggatgTGCTAGTAGCAGTGAGATAGAATTGTTGAGTAGTAATGTCAAAGTTGGCGTAGTCGGTGAATTGTCTTCCAAGATGTCCACTATTCCTTGGAAGACAGAGACTAGTGAGGGTTGTTATCTTCAGGCAGCGTCCCAATCAGAGGCCTCCTACCACCACGGCTTCCAAGGGACGGTCAGCGAGCAGGTCAAGGCAGAGGGTTTAGAGATGGGCCGTCAACATCATGACTTCCACTGTGGTGGGTTCCTAGAGGACCAGCAGGGCTCTGAGTGTCTGGCAATGGATAGGGAGGCTCTTGACAGGCAGGTGGTGTTGGGGTTGAAGGAGGACCCCTGTCCCCTCGCGAAGCCTGAGCTGGACGAAACAATGCCAGGGGAGGTCCACCACCCACCAGAGCGCAAGCAGAAGAAGAGAGACCAAAACAAGACTGCCGCTCATAG GTATCGCCAACGTAAAAGGGCAGAGCTGGACTGCCTTGAGGAGCAGCTGCACGGTCTGGAGGGGCATAACCGGGAACTTCGGGACAAAGCAGAGTCAGTGGAGAGGGAGATCCAGTATGTTAAAGACCTACTGATCGAAGTGTACAAGGCCCGCAGTCAGCGGCTCAAGCAACCAGACACCGACGCCTGA